From the genome of Rhipicephalus microplus isolate Deutch F79 unplaced genomic scaffold, USDA_Rmic scaffold_22, whole genome shotgun sequence:
CGCCTTTGTTTTTCTACCACACGCAGGTTCCCCGAGCCATACCAAACAACAATATTTTCGCATTGCGTAGTTTACTTCACATGCACTTACCAGGTTAGCTGGCTGAtacgatctcacaaatttctcaATTGAAATTTTCCTGCTCGTACAGCAGATCACCGCTCGGTGAAAAATGCCCAAGAGTATGGCACCGTGACTGTGGGATAATGGTGCAAATTATGTGTGCGAAAATAATTGCTGTTGTGGGTGTGCGTAGCAAAAGGAGAGGATTGACAGTTATTATGCTCACACTTATAAATTCAGTGCACTGTATTTAGTACAAGCGGGACCAATGCGGGACATAACCACGTCCCATTGGGACTGCAAGTGAATAATTGTTCACCGAGTCGTCAAGCGTAGGTGAAGGTGCGGTGCATTGCCAAGAACCTGTGATTTTGTAGCTTGCCAAATGAGCATGTCCAGACACCGCACGAGGCTCTCCCGATCAGTAAATATGAGCGGCAACACAAAACACTGACAGGAAAGTCTAGACGAACACCATACCTCAACTACATAAAAATTTCACCGACGATTTTGATGTTGCCTTATGCGTATTCTGAATGCAGCTCCGTGTTAAGTCAAGGCTAGCTGTGTTCAAACTCTTCTATTGACTAGCTATCGGCTACAACATTATGATTTTTGTAAACCAGAGCACAGAATCCACTGGGCATTATTTCTTTCGGTTAATAATTGAGGTACGCGCTAAACATCTGTGAATTAGTATGCACACTCCATTGATGCTGCAAGTGGcttgatgacaatgaagaattatggctgagtgTTTTGCAGTAGTTCAGAGGCATTACACCTACATGGCAAGCACAGTTAGCATTTTGTGAAGACGGATTGTTaataaatgctaagcatttctgaGTTTTACGATGTCGCACTTCGGCATCGGTGGCAGCGCTCTCCACACCCCCCACTGCCCTTGCTCGCGTCTCATGTCACATTCTCGCCTGTCGTGCCAACAGTCGCTCCCTTCCCACTCTCTCACctggcaacgccgacgcaggcagcatctgctagcaaAAAAAACGACTGTTTGTGCTGGAGAACCGTTCACTGACCACCCCGTGTATGTGGGCACTGGATTGCATGTTCGGAactcagtcaagggcgtcttggcTTTCGCGTGACTTGACTCTAGTTGATGTGATAGAAGCAACGGTACCTACAACCAGTAGTGTCGTACAACCCAACATCAACGTCCCATCACTAAACGGACATACGGACAggcggatgaacggacagacggatggacgcacagatagatagacgggcggatggatggacggacggatggacggatggatggatggatagatgggtggatggatggattcaaggatggatggatggatggatgcatggacgcatggatggatggatggatggatggatggatggatggatggatggatggatggatggatggatggatggatggatggatggatggatggatggatggatggacggacagacaggcagacagacagacagacagacagacagacgaccgGCGGATGGAGAGTTTCCTAAATAAGAGTTTCCTAAAAATAACTAGAGGAAACACTGGTGTGCTGATCGCCAAGCACCCATGGGAACTATGGGTGTGACAAAGAATCGCCTAATCTTCGTGCTTGTGGGCGGTGAACACACTTTTGCCTTTCTTcggcgttttggttttgtttcgaaggagaGAACAAACGGTTTTCCACTTCATGACCCAAAATTAAGTGGCAAGCataaaagattaaggtggtgaagggTAACTGCCAAATCATTGACAGTTGgtttttcgtgacaaagcagcctcAAGCCACACGACACCTAAACGAAcagaaagtacgaagactaggcaaatccatgttaTACCCATAATGCCCTTGCTCGCTGAAGCGCAATGCGTTGGAGCTTCCATGGATACTAGCACCAGAGTTACTTCTAGTGTATATTTGGGAAATTCTAtgggatggacggacggatggacatggCCAGCTGATGATTTACGGTTCACCGATCAAATCCTTCGAAGCTTAGcctaactcatcatcattcactctgtggatatgcagtgatttttttaccCTTGTCTGACACATTGGCTTAACATGCCGTGGGGAACTAGGGGTGACGGTGGTTGGCTGCTGGCTCACAGATCATGGGAGGAGATTTCAGCAGTGGCTACTGTTTTTTCGATAAAAATGAAAATGGTTGAGGCACGTTTACTTATAtttaggtggacgttaaagaaagCCAGGTGCTTGAAAGTTTCAGATCTTCCaaatacagcatctctcataataatatcatgTTTTGTGACCTTGAACAGCAACAATTATTCGTAATGCGCAAGTTAGAGCTATCGTTTGCCCAGCATGACACCTTTAGGAAGTCTTTTTTCAGACCAGTTTAAAGCACTATCGTGGCTTTATAGTAGGCTACTCTTCTCCAGTGCAGGGCCAGGGTTCAAATGCCATTCTTTCATTggcatttttctcattttatctTACCGTGCCAATCGGTTACtttttcacttttgcagtgcacTTACGCAAGGGAGCGATTACAAAAAACACAGGACATAGTGttattaaaatcagcacagtaTTTCGCTATGGTTTTACTCAAGCGTAAtaattgtaaataaaaatacacaaTGGCAcctggaaaacaaagtgcacattTATATCGACTACACAAGAATATTAATAAACCAGCTGAACTTCACACTCTTTCTGCTAGCACTGTGTCCTCTGTATTGCACAACGGTAACAGAACACGAACAAACTTCAAACGTTTTCATATCAATAGCgtttatatgaacactctcagcTGAATTTTGCTGCTGATGTCGACGTCGACATCATTCACCGCAAATGTATgcgtatatatatgaaaacacaagacaGAAAAATATTCCACAAAAAGATCCTGGTGAGCAAACTCGAACGCATAACCTCTGAATTGTTGTtcaaggcgttagccactgagcgaTGAAGGAACACCCCCTTcaacgtttaaacggcaagctatttacatcTACCACCTACtactggtgatgggcatctcggggagaACTGTGTTTTCAATATTactagcgagatggcgcaatgagcacacgTCGTTGCACGTCGCAAGATCGTCACGCTTACTTTGCCCTGCGGAGTGGAGACACTGACGCGTGCGCTTGCTTATCTCGTGGTTGGACAATCGTACGCCTCGGGCTTTCTCTGGTACAATTCTGTtctagttaccgggtgcacaaaggtcactgcactagTTGCACAGTCTTTGTTTGCAAAAATAATGCGCTTTTCACACACAGTGAAGTaagaactgagacgcttattcgcgttcatctgttcCTGCCAAAACGTTTTGTGTTTCATTTGTGCGTGATAAACGCTGAGCTCGTTTCCATGTACTTGCCATTTCTCGTGTGACCTTCCTATTTGTTGCCATCATGTTCATAGCATCGCCTTTGTtggcaaagctgtggcttttgTCATTTATGCATAGTCggtataaataaaaatacaccAAATTTCATCGGAAAGAATGTGCACATTTACATTGAGTACGTATAAAAAAAGTTGGCGTTTGCTCTTGCCCTGCTAAGACTGCGTCGTGTGTTTCTTCTAATCTGTCTCTAGAATAAGCCTATCACAAAATACAACACGAACTAAGTAGCCCCTCTCGACcccttgcagtttttttttcttggtctgTCAGCTACTCCACCATTGTTCAACACCGGAATGGGTGCCTAAATATTTCGCTCTAAAATGTGGGAGTGACCCTGAGACTTGGCTTAAAAGTTTAGTAGTAGCTTGAGAATGTGAACGTACATGTGCCATCATATATTTTTAAGGTTAACTATGCTTCGTCACTCTGCCGACGTGGTAGCAAAACTGTTAGCCAGCCTAGTACATGTAACTGCTTCTCATGGCAGTACCTTGCGCACAGTTGTTAGGTTGTGCTTGCCCATGCGTATCCTTTCTTCGTCCTCAATATCCTCAGTACTTTCATAGGGCCAAAGGGGATTTCGGAAGCCCTGTATACATCAGCGAATGGTCAGGATCTGCTCCACTAAATACCGCAAAAATACCAGTTACTCAGCTATTTCTGTGAAATTGTTTATGTATTTTTCTGATGATTATGAAAGTTCATAGGTGTTTTTTTACAGGGCCCTTAGGCTTGAATATTGCGTTTAGCTATAGGCGTACGCACAAagaataaggggggggggggacccctTAGTCACTCAAGCAGAGTATGCGCAAAGTCACCCCCACATCAGTGACATGACAGGAAGGGGGTGCTGCGACTCGGAGGAGAAAAGAAGGCACGAAGTCCGCCTCATACATTGGCACATACAAAGAGCTAGGTGCTGCGATAAACCTTTGCCCGTCCCCTGTCCTGCTGAAAAATTTTGCACACTCCTATGCATGTATCTAGTAAAACTATGCCAGGACCAAGGATTATGCCCTgacttttgtttcatttttataaGGCGTTCTCTGAAAGTTCAGAAAATAATGCAGAAACACCTTGGCCAGAGGGGCTTAGGAAAAGAAGAAGGTCGTCGCTCACTGCTCGTGCCAAGAAAAGCACTCACTCGCAAATGAAACTTAATTCCTAATTAAACTAGTATTCGGCAAGAGTGCTCCATGATAATGATTGTACGCTTCGAGCTCCTCTGTGTCGGAGAATCGGGTACTTAATTATTGCGAAGAAGTGATAATTGAGCTCACTAAATTGGTATCTAATACATGAAAAATGATGCATAGTTTAGACTTCTTCAATTTGATGTATCGTGTTCAGTCCTTTTTTTTGCTATCCCTACCTAGACACTACACCAGGTGCACAAATGCTCTTTTGGCTGAAACACGTCCTCTCACCTCCTGCACGTCCTCTGCGTTGTTGTACTATTTTAAATAATGTTGCCCATTCAtacattcattcttttttttttctgtttccgcAGGGTTGTTCGTGAATACCCAAGTCAAAGTTCATTTCACCAGAGAAATTTTGGATAGCCTTCAGGGCTAAAAGCTGCTCTAGCCAACTTTGAAGTCGTCCCTGAACACCCTCTACAATTGGCAGAATACAACGTTAACAGTACAAAAGGGCTTGTGAGATCATACTTGAACATACATGAGTAATACTGTAAAATGTAATTGCAGTTTGGACTAGATAAAGCAATAGCAGTAGCGTACAGAGAGTCATAGTGAGGTTTTGCATTAAACGTCTAGTACACAATAAATAATTTCGCATTACAAAAAGTACAACAAGTACAGAAATGTTAAGGAAGATCAAAATTTGCGTAACGTATCTAGACAGaaatattgaaatagaaaatgcgaatgaatgaatgaaaccatgtttattccactttgttcgcgccgaaggcgctgcggtggacagtcagggcactatagcagggggggggggtagagctgcctccgttTTATTACCGGACGTCATGGAGGCAGCTAAGTGGGGGCCGCTTGAATGGCTTGAATCTTGTGGCTGTCGCGGAGCCGGTCGCCAACCGGTGGCGCGGCCGGGTCCTGGAGGAACATGATGAGTGCTCGCCAGAACTCGATGGCGCGATCAGGGGGCGAAGGCTCCGGGCAGGCCCATGTCCGGAGAGAAGAAGGCCAGGGTCCCCGTTTTATGGTGGCCAGGGCACGGAGCCTAGGCGGGTTGTACACAGGGCACTCCCAGCACAAATGGTTGAGATCAGCCCGGCAGTTGCACGTGGAGCAGAGACCTGTCACGGGTGGTGGCGTGTCACCCCTGTGGAAACGGTTCAGCAAGAAAGGGGTAAGGAGTGTTCCTGCCTGAATTCTCCGAAGCAGGACAGACTCTCTCCGTGTGAATACCTTCGAAGGAAGCAATGGTATCGAGAGTGGATTACCCACTGCTGTGAGGTAGGCGGCGCGACGTTGTTTGGTAATGTGCTTATCTGCTATCGGATCTGCTAGCTCGGGTGGGGTAGCCAGAAAAGTGGAAGGAGTATCGGAAGCTCTGGCTAGCGCGGTGAGGAGATGAGCGCGCGCTAATCTGTGAGCCTTCTCGTTTCCGGGGATACCGCAATGCCCGGGGACCCAGTGGATGGTAACGTCATGACCACATTCGCGGAGCAGGCGCGTCTGGTGTCGGATCTTCTGGAGTACAGGATCTGTGTAAAGAACATTAGCGCATGCCCGATGGGCAGCCTGGGAATCAGTGTACACACGATGGTGAACAGGGTCAGTTTGAGGTGACATTTCGAGGGCCCACTCCAAATAATCTAAGATGCCCACTAGCTCTGCTCGAGTGCTATACATCGCATCTGCTGAAGCATGATAACGTCGGCTCTGATTTCTGTTTGTCTGGTCGTACCACGCAGTGGCATAACAAGTGTTACTGGTACCGTCTGCAGGAAGTGCAGCGTCAGTGTATACGACGCGTTCAGTCATGGGGAGTGAACTCGTGGCCCTAGCATGTCTCTTGGCGTAGTTAAGGCGCCGTGCTCGCTGATTAGGGTCCATATTCAACGGAAGTGGCTTGCCGTCGGTGAGTACCGTGATTTCCCAAGGCGGCGTTTTGTTAGGCAGCATGGGCAGTGTGTTGATGTCATACCCGAGAAGCATAAGCGTGTATCGCCCGGCATTTGTTGCGCGAAGCCTCGTTTCCTGTGTGTGGATGTGCATGTCGATGAGCTCGGTCAGATTATTGAGCTTGCTGCAGCTCTTGAGCGCATCCAGGCGTGTGTACCTTGGTAGTCCGGTAACCATGCGTTTGGCCTCGTTAAGCAGCCGGTCGAGTTTGATTATCTGCGTACGGTTGACCGGATGATACGGCAGTCCATACATGATACGTGAGACGAGAAAAGCTTGAACAAACTGCCGCATTTCGCGTTCGTTTACTCCACGAGTGCGATTAGAGATTCTGCGTAAAGCATGAAGGATTTGTTTGCTAGTCTTCGTAACGCGTTGGAACCAAGTGCTCGCTGTGCAATTCTCGTCTAAGTGCATTCCTAATATTCGGATAGTGGATTTCCTCATTATAGGTTGATTGCCAATGTGAAGTTTAAAACACTTCTTTTCTTCCTGCTTGGCAAACGTGGTTCGGCCACCATGAATGACGACAAACTCTGTTTTGTCTGGAGCGGTGTGTAAACCTGCTTCCATTGCGTAGTCGTGAATAATGTTGAGGGCTCGTTGTAAGACATCCTCCTGCTCACCGACGGATCCTTGATGCGTCCACACGGTTACATCATCTGCATACACCGCGTGTTTCAGGCCCGGTACGTTCGCAAGGCGTCTTGGTAGCTGGTACATGGCTATGTTAAAGAGGGTGGGTGAAATCACCGAGCCCTGGGGAACACCTACGTGGTTGGTTCGTACGGTACTGGCGTCTTGGCCGATTTCGACTTGGTAGCTTCGCCCTTCGAGGAAGCCCGCTATGAAGTTATACATTTTCCCTTTAATCCCAAGGGCACGTGCTTTCGTCATGATGGTACTGTGTGGTACGCCATCGAATGCTTTGCGTATGTCCACTGCTACAACAGCCCGTGGGTGCACCGAGTTAGAGTCGAGGACGTCTTCTTTTAGGCGAAGGAGTACATCTTGAGTTGATAGGCCCGCGCGAAATCCGTACATTGTAGGGGCCAAAAGGTCGCGATCTTCAAGGTACCACATCAAGCGTGTGTTAACCATGCTCTCCATGACTTTGCAGACACACGAGGTTAAAGAGATCGGGCGGAGGTTGGATAAGGTATGGGGTGGTTTACCAGGCTTCGGTATGGGCTTGACTACCGAAAACTTCCATGTGGAGGGCAGTATTCCGGTATCCCAGACTGTATTAAACTCTTTGAGGAGAGCGTGTTTGTACTCAAGAGGCATATTGCGTAAATGAGCAACGCATACTCCATCGGCTCCTGGAGCACTACGTGTGTTAGCATGTTGCAAGGCATACTCCAGCTCGAGCATGGTGAAAGGGCTATTAAATGGCTCAGTGTCTTCAGAGCTTGCATCCTTCCGGTACGTATTGGCTGTGGGGCGAGATGTCTGCGGGAAAAACACTTCAGCAGCTTGTTCGGCGAGCTCCTGTGTGCTGATGCCCTCCCGGAGGGCCACACGAGCCGCGCCATTGTAGGTCTTGCGTTGGCCGAGGAGAGAGCGCAGGATGGTCCAGACCTTTGACGTGTGGGTCTGCCCATTCATGGTTTCACAAATTGCCATCCAGCGGTCTGACGCTAACGTGGTCGTATATGTCTCAATAGAACGCTGTATTTTGCGCAACCGTGCTTTGTGATGCGCAGCGTGGCGAGACCGCCTGTACTGTAGAAAATGCGATATGGCAAGATAAGCTGAAGTTTGCATAATCAAGGCTTATCACCCCAAGGTTTAGAACACAGACGCAAAAAATTCACGAAATAGCCAGTGTGTAGCAGAATTAAGTTTGGTGTATTTATTTTAGATGGATGGCAAATTGCGCCGTTTGGCACGTAATGTGATTATTCCACGTGAAAATCCTGCTAACGATGCAGACAGATAGAGACCAGCCCCTAGCAGTTTTTAGCCGCATTAGAAACAGCCACGAACCTTCAGACTAACGAAGACGTCGGCGCATGACTCAAGCATGACAAGCGGGTAAGCCACTGCAAATGGGGTGCTGCCTCCCAGCTATCCCTTGTAAACTTTTACCTTACCGATTTGTTACTCGTCTAGTACGAGAACCAACATGGGAACGCCTTGTTCAGGGAATAACGTAGTGTTTCAATAACAGAGCTGTAAAGAAAAAGCTTGCTGAGCAGACTCTTGAGCAAAGGTCCCTGTTACCCGGCGAGACCTGTACAATGTATAAAAAAGAGGTTTCAAGGCTCTGCAGGCAAACAGACGCTGACATGGGAAGGAAGACAAGGTGAGGTATTTATTGCAAGGTATTGCAGAGGATGTCTATAACTTGAtaataagcaaaaaaaagcctATGACTTCAGTGACAGATGTAATTCGCCACTGTTGGGCGTGTCAGATATTGAAGTCACCTGGGCAATGCCACCATGGCGATCGCTGTAGAAACTACAGCAACAGCTGCCCTTGCTACAACCATCCGTCAGATCTCTCGGAAAAACTGACGCAAACATGAAAGCATGGCACTTAAAATGGTCGCCACCCTTCTATGCTGCTTCCTGCAAGCTGTGGCTACCCCACCGCTTGAGGATTTCGACATGTTGTTCGTCAACCCAGCGAAGGTTGCGAAATGCCGGCTTGTTCAATGCTCAAGCTCGACTTAATACCAGAATTTACGGTATCCTCAGCATTTCCCCTCCGAACATTTATACCATCCTGAGTAGTCTTGTGCGACCTGCAGGGGCTTACCTTCCAAACCTTCTGTCAATAAACCCCAAACCCCGACGGAGAGCATAATATCTAACCCAAACTTGGTACTAAAGCAGGGAACGATGCtctcagaatatttttttttctcacgaaaAAGACTAAAATGGTATTCTGCAAAACTTAACAGGCTTCGAGGTGACCGAAAAAATTCTTTCTTTCTGAACTATTCTAGCAATTCGCTATTTTCAATGCAACAAAtaagcatcatttttttttcgagtacATTTAAAGTTGTCGCCGAAATTGCTGATACAGTTGTCGTGGACTGAACCAATGGGTAATCCTAGCAAAGTAGGACTACAGTGGCTTATTGTTTCCTGCATTACGAGCACAGCGTAATGGCACTGTCTCGCTCATTCCAAAGCTTCTTGGTGAACAAGTGTATGGCTTCAGCTACGGCGATAATCCAGCCTCCGGGCAAATAATGACTGAAACGCACTGATTACTGACAGGAAAATGTGGTATGTGGGTGACCGCGACCCACCGACGACTGTGCAGCCGCTATTTTTCTCCCACCACCCCGTGGTTTGTCACCTCAACCGACGCGTGGCGCTCGACAATAGGGGAGCAATGTAACATCACTAAAGAGGTGGCAATAGTACAATAGGAGACGACAAGTAGGCTACGCCGTTCTGAATTTTCATcggcatttatttttatttatttactgtttGCTCTAGATGGCTGGAAAGCAGAAAATGAGACATCGCATTAGGCTTGACGTTCGCGTGTTAAATTCGTGCCGTATCCCCTCTGACTAGGGGAGGGTCCTAACACTTTCCgctttccatgttttttttttcgttatatgCGCACATACTCTGCGTAAGGCCGTCATTAAGAACGAATTCAACGAAGGCAGCTTTCCGCTACGCAATAATCAATATGTCTGATAGTTTCGATGCAGGCGAAGATGTAATAATAATGTTGGCTGTAAGGCAGCCGGTGAGCATGGTGCCGTTGACGCTGTCAAGCTTCTTGTTCTTAATGTTACTTTGAAATCAAGCCTGTTTAGGAATGCATCACGTAAAGATCGCATTCACAATATTAGTTCCTGGACAACGGCGTTTTTTCAGTCATCACGTGTTTCGCATATGTTGCCGACCCCTTACTCCTATGTCACGACTGTGTTGCATAAAGTGATCACCGCAATTTGTTCACGATTCTACGAACGATTTTTCTAGCAGATGTGCGAAACGCTGCACTATGCAACTTACAAA
Proteins encoded in this window:
- the LOC119181149 gene encoding uncharacterized protein LOC119181149; protein product: MAICETMNGQTHTSKVWTILRSLLGQRKTYNGAARVALREGISTQELAEQAAEVFFPQTSRPTANTYRKDASSEDTEPFNSPFTMLELEYALQHANTRSAPGADGVCVAHLRNMPLEYKHALLKEFNTVWDTGILPSTWKFSVVKPIPKPGKPPHTLSNLRPISLTSCVCKVMESMVNTRLMWYLEDRDLLAPTMYGFRAGLSTQDVLLRLKEDVLDSNSVHPRAVVAVDIRKAFDGVPHSTIMTKARALGIKGKMYNFIAGFLEGRSYQVEIGQDASTVRTNHVGVPQGSVISPTLFNIAMYQLPRRLANVPGLKHAVYADDVTVWTHQGSVGEQEDVLQRALNIIHDYAMEAGLHTAPDKTEFVVIHGGRTTFAKQEEKKCFKLHIGNQPIMRKSTIRILGMHLDENCTASTWFQRVTKTSKQILHALRRISNRTRGVNEREMRQFVQAFLVSRIMYGLPYHPVNRTQIIKLDRLLNEAKRMVTGLPRYTRLDALKSCSKLNNLTELIDMHIHTQETRLRATNAGRYTLMLLGYDINTLPMLPNKTPPWEITVLTDGKPLPLNMDPNQRARRLNYAKRHARATSSLPMTERVVYTDAALPADGTSNTCYATAWYDQTNRNQSRRYHASADAMYSTRAELVGILDYLEWALEMSPQTDPVHHRVYTDSQAAHRACANVLYTDPVLQKIRHQTRLLRECGHDVTIHWVPGHCGIPGNEKAHRLARAHLLTALARASDTPSTFLATPPELADPIADKHITKQRRAAYLTAVGNPLSIPLLPSKVFTRRESVLLRRIQAGTLLTPFLLNRFHRGDTPPPVTGLCSTCNCRADLNHLCWECPVYNPPRLRALATIKRGPWPSSLRTWACPEPSPPDRAIEFWRALIMFLQDPAAPPVGDRLRDSHKIQAIQAAPT